The nucleotide window GAAATTTCTATGATTTCATCAAGTGGAGCAATATCTCCTTCCATACTAAAAACGCCGTCTGTAATGATTATCTTCTTTCCTTTTGTATGATATTTTTTTAACTTTTCTTCTAAATCTTCTACATCACAATGTTTATAAATAATTTTTTTTGCCTTAGAGATTCTAATCCCATCTATGATTGAAGCATGATTTAATTCATCACTAAAAATAATGTCCTCTTCGTCAGAAATGGCTTGTATAAGTCCAACGTTAGCCATATACCCACTACCAACGACTATACAGTCTTCTGTTTGCTTGAATTCGGAGATAAATTTTTCAAGCTCTTTTTGAATTAAGTGGTATCCTGATACTAAAACAGATGCACCACTTCCAAGAGATAGTTTGTCAATATTGTGAATCAGCTTTTGTTTTGTAATTGGATTATCTCTTAGACTTAAATAGTCGTTTGATGAGAAATTAATAACATTTTCATTTAATATTGGTCTTGTTCTATATCTGTTTTTTTGTTTTATCTCTTGTAATTTTTTAGATAACAACTCATCTAAGTTTAACATCCTTACTTATCACTTTCATAAACAAACTTTCTAAAATTTTCAAGAAGTTTTAGACCAAGTGTCTGACTTTTTTCTGGATGGAACTGTACTGCCCATATGTTGTCTTTTTCAATGCTTGAGCAGAAATCTATTCCATAATCTGTTGTAGTTGCTATGATATCTTCTTCATCCGGTTTAACATAGTATGAATGGACAAAATAGAAATATGAACCATCTTCAATATCTTTAAACATCTTTGAATCTTTTTTCTTCCAAATCTGATTCCAACCCATATGGGGTATTTTTATGTTTAATTTATCATCAAATCTTACTACACTACCTTTTATAATTCCAAGTCCTTCATGAGAGCCAAACTCATAGCCATAATCAAATAGTATTTGTAATCCTAAGCATATACCAAAGTAAGGTTTTCC belongs to Sulfurihydrogenibium sp. and includes:
- the hisH gene encoding imidazole glycerol phosphate synthase subunit HisH yields the protein MIALVDYGMGNLRSVEKALEKVGFNVLRTSDHSDLDKAKAIVVPGVGAFGDAIHNLEKLGLKDKIIKHIENGKPYFGICLGLQILFDYGYEFGSHEGLGIIKGSVVRFDDKLNIKIPHMGWNQIWKKKDSKMFKDIEDGSYFYFVHSYYVKPDEEDIIATTTDYGIDFCSSIEKDNIWAVQFHPEKSQTLGLKLLENFRKFVYESDK